GGGAACGCCGCGTGACGAAGAGCTTGCCCACTTGAAGCGGGAACTGGCACGGGTAAAAAAGGAACGTGATTTTTTGCGCGAAGCGGCAGTGTTCTTTGCAAAGGAGTCGTCCTGAGGTATCAGACGATTCAACACTGTCGCAGTCTTTTCCCGATACGTCTTATGTGTCGTTGCCTGAAGGTATCGGCCAGCGGCTATTACGCTTGGGCATCTCGTCCGCAGTCCAGCAGGGCAAGAGCGAACGACCGTCTGCTGTCGCGTATCAGAGAGATTCACGATGACAGTGGCGGAATGCTTGGGTCGCCCGGTAATCCCCCCATTATTAGCGGAGCTCAGAAGTAGAGTCAGGCCACCATGGCCAACTTCTGTCGGGGCGTGATACCACCCAAGGCCATGTTTGGCCGTTCATTATTGTAGGTCCATAGCCACCGAGTTGCATATTCCTGAACCTCCTCAATGGAGTCGAACAGGTATTGGGCCAGCCAGTCGTAGCGCACGGTGCGATTGTAGCGCTCGATGTACGCATTCTGCTGCGGGTTGCCGGGCTGGATAAAGGCCAGTGCAATGCCCTGCTTCTCAGCCCAGGCAGCCAGCGTAGCACTGATGTATTCCGGTCCATTGTCACAGCGGATCTGGACGGGCTTTCCTCGCCATTCAATGATCTGATCCAGAGCCCGTATGACGCGCTCAGAAGGCAGCGACAGGTCTACTTCAATGCCAAGACCTTCCCGGTTGTAATCGTCAATCACATTGAACAGCCGGTAGCTGCGACCATCTTCTAACTGGTCGTGCATGAAGTCCATAGACCAGCTGGCATTGATTACCGTGGGCACCGCGAGTGGCTCGGGTTTCTCGCGTACCAAGCGTTTACGGGGCTTGATGCGCAGGTTCAGTTCCAGTTCCCGATAAATTCGATAAACACGTTTATGGTTCCAGAGGTATCCCTTTACGTTGCGCAGATACAGAAAACACAATCCAAAACCCCAGTTGCGCTGGTTATGGGTCAACCGAACCAGAAGGTCCGCGATCTCGGAATTCTCACTGTTGAGCCTGGCCTGGTAGCGATAGCAGGACTCACTGACACTGAAGGCTACACAGGCCAGGCGAATACTACAGCGACCAGCTGCAACAGTTTTTTGCGCCATCTCGCGGCGAAGAGATGGCTTTACCACTTTCCCTCAAGAGCCTCCTTGCGTAACTCGGATTTGAGGCGCTCTTCGGCGTACATTTTTTTCAGCCGCCGGTTCTCATCTTCTAGCTCTTTCATGCGCTTGATCATGGACGTATCCATGCCGCCGAATTTCGCTCGCCACTTGTAAAAACTGGCACTGCTCATACCGTGTTCGCGGCAGAGCTCCGGCACCGGTATGCCGCTCTCGGCTTGTTTCAGAATCGCCATGATCTGGCTGTCGGTAAAACGTGATGTCTTCATGCAGAATCTCCCTCCAAATAGCTTACGGAAAATTCTACTTCTAATCACCGCTGTTTTTTGGGGGGATTACCCAAGCACAGATTGGATGAATGGCATCACGAAAGCGTTCTTGGTCGCTTCCTCAGTCTGAATGGCACTTTTCTGCTGACGGATCTTTGCGGCCAAGCTGGCCAGGCGTTCTTCGAATTCCATTTCTCCCTCCTTGGGAGCTTCCTTGTTTTTGTGAGAGTCGGCTTGGGACCGGGCTCAGTTGATTCCATGAGCGTTGGCAATCAGTCAAGCAGAGTAATTAAGGCACCGCCAGCG
This genomic stretch from Halopseudomonas pelagia harbors:
- a CDS encoding IS3 family transposase (programmed frameshift), coding for MKTSRFTDSQIMAILKQAESGIPVPELCREHGMSSASFYKWRAKFGGMDTSMIKRMKELEDENRRLKKMYAEERLKSELRKEALEGKVVKPSLRREMAQKTVAAGRCSIRLACVAFSVSESCYRYQARLNSENSEIADLLVRLTHNQRNWGFGLCFLYLRNVKGYLWNHKRVYRIYRELELNLRIKPRKRLVREKPEPLAVPTVINASWSMDFMHDQLEDGRSYRLFNVIDDYNREGLGIEVDLSLPSERVIRALDQIIEWRGKPVQIRCDNGPEYISATLAAWAEKQGIALAFIQPGNPQQNAYIERYNRTVRYDWLAQYLFDSIEEVQEYATRWLWTYNNERPNMALGGITPRQKLAMVA